In Drosophila innubila isolate TH190305 chromosome 2R unlocalized genomic scaffold, UK_Dinn_1.0 1_C_2R, whole genome shotgun sequence, the following are encoded in one genomic region:
- the LOC117783614 gene encoding protein dj-1beta, translating into MSKRALVILAPGAEEMEFTIAADVLRRAGINVTVAGLNGCEPVKCSRDVVIVPDKSLEQAIDQPYDVVVLPGGLGGSNAMCESKAIGELLRTQESSGRLIAAICAAPTALAKHGIATGKSLTSYPAMKPQLVDKYCYVDDKNVVQDGNLITSRGPGTAFEFALKISEQLAGVEKAQEVAKGMLLTFN; encoded by the exons ATGAGTAAAAGGGCATTGGTTATTTTAGCACCTGGTGCCGAGGAAATGGAGTTCACCATTGCCGCCGACGTACTGCGTCGTGCGGGA ATCAATGTGACGGTGGCCGGATTAAACGGCTGTGAACCCGTTAAATGTTCCCGCGACGTTGTCATTGTGCCGGACAAATCGCTGGAACAGGCAATTGACCAACCTTACGATGTTGTTGTGCTGCCCGGCGGATTGGGCGGCTCGAATGCAATGTGCGAATCGAAGGCGATTGGGGAACTGTTGCGTACCCAGGAATCATCCGGACGTCTCATTGCGGCCATTTGTGCTGCTCCAACGGCGCTGGCCAAGCATGGAATCGCCACTGGCAAATCCCTAACCTCATACCCGGCCATGAAGCCCCAACTAGTTGATAAATATTG TTATGTGGATGATAAGAACGTTGTTCAGGACGGAAATCTTATAACCAGCCGTGGTCCAGGCACAGCCTTTGAGTTCGCTTTGAAGATTTCCGAGCAGTTGGCGGGCGTTGAGAAGGCCCAGGAAGTGGCCAAAGGCATGCTCCTAACCTTCAACTAA